Proteins from one Juglans microcarpa x Juglans regia isolate MS1-56 chromosome 1S, Jm3101_v1.0, whole genome shotgun sequence genomic window:
- the LOC121247189 gene encoding protein TIME FOR COFFEE-like isoform X4 translates to MDRNREQRRATMAATNGLSRRRHRNSSLRDSPEEDGPVELQETARLRDRGSGKKDRDRDRDRDRDRDRDRDRLSRSKRRRGDRLLHGTNRDDGGEDSSEESVNDEEEDEDDDGAASIRMLPPNPAPLSSSTSIPNHRKSFPPPAKVFRAAPTWKAADEMIGVSVPRKARSASTKRSHECWAGSGSVGAEQINRQASTSPKPNGPKLRPPKSSSKPSSSAQDEIEIEIAEVLYGMGRQPQGHLKQEILATDSLKFEPRDANRSFCDAKPMVSSPISSSTSAVPQSSSILPQNSSSSITPMSTVVAPKRKKPRPVKYDDENSSIFTVRSSPISSTTKAETDKPTNIETSLSSNLEKNSGSTAENGGLSYDLANPEAVPASDAQRELTVKQESNYTSDSKLLTEESEDKDVRVSKEDPCQTPRKESPVLRLDDNREDAMANKANSTISEIEGHKEKLQIDLMAPPPLPLRASSERDSETEFVAVDPKSMVANADTEIKTEDEKAVKIGKEEAVNVENERAKTVAAVETESQKPVVGHERNIDLQLDLEKTDRDSGTASVSGDNKVHHHVQKHHHQQSQHATERSAQTSSLPLPMPVPGWPGGLPPMGRYMAPLQGVLSVDGSTVSPAAIQPPQLLFAQPRPKRCATHYYIARNIMYHQQLARMNPFWPAAAGSASLYGAKPGNLNLAPSAELHGNIPGRGVNAAQDKGQGIAVYPGHTGKDKGSQAAANIVDAGQRKQMLIQQAMPPGAPSNILHTPAFIFPLTQQQPAGAAAPVRSGPVKSPVAGSVASSSASSSAPVSAPATAAAPAMSFNYPSMPGNETQYLAILQNNAYTFPLPAHVGAPPAYRGTHAQAMPFFNGSFYSSQMLHPAQIHHHHQQQQQQQQQQQPPAQSQQSLQQTHQNASIGSGSSTSQKQLQNQQQRAHGNGVNGGSGTLQGFPAPKNQSSQLQQQRQHLPHQPRQLESEMGGEDSPSTADSRVTRANIADSRLYSQNFAVPMHPPNFALMNPAAMGSAGVTSGGSTEKKQQQQPQQPGSKPGVEPLPSQAFAMSFASINGATSSPALGITSIAQSQAFLQSLGWQPSTGRGDSPSAEMSRQGYQIMAVATQVAQQKKNFRASEEGKTGGGDSSNVEEERKAMPGKVPVPVGQSIAFSRQDLTDTSVNAVKGNNVVDSSARALNLGSAPGRSSGPVMPAAISTVNAPGSQQQLHRNQQMLQLQKQNQFAVAAAATAARSKAPASNGSVYSDHLPSPSSMAAKFTNALSSFPQNLVQTTNNTPAQSPQWKNPIRTTTSQVPSPSVSSSTSSSLKNLTQQQGRNQQSHTQISFGASAKPSTIAQGQQPSNGNQSASPQVMVGSPTTSSMSKGAGGSPRTTASSSTANKAGPGSMLSSMQAKDSPSVPMRKSSPVGGRNVPSILGNSHVASTSGNSTKPQLLQQQPQQLPKQTMQQAQLFFSNPYMQAPTGTTSASSAGGYYLQRNRREQQQQSQGSSGTSSTGMLSLCPPVTLANINTSNPAKAVAAATAASHMKGGGLPSQGILHVTQFGAAQSSGNQHQLLPSGFSYVHAIPTPVQVKPAEQKQPAGE, encoded by the exons ATGGATAGGAATAGAGAACAGAGAAGGGCAACCATGGCGGCTACGAATGGTTTATCCAGGCGTAGGCATAGAAATAGCAGTCTCAGAGACTCCCCAG AGGAAGACGGGCCGGTGGAGCTGCAAGAGACAGCGAGGCTAAGAGATCGAGGAAGCGGAAAGAAAGATCGTGATCGGGACCGGGACCGTGACCGTGACCGAGACCGCGATAGGGATAGGCTGAGCCGGAGCAAGAGGAGAAGAGGCGATAGATTATTGCACGGGACCAACAGAGATGATGGTGGCGAGGACAGCTCGGAGGAGAGCGTGAATgacgaagaagaagacgaggatGACGACGGAGCCGCGTCCATCAGGATGCTTCCGCCGAACCCCGCACCGTTATCTTCGTCAACATCGATACCCAATCATCGGAAGAGCTTTCCTCCTCCGGCCAAAGTTTTTAGAGCAGCGCCGACTTGGAAGGCCGCCGACGAGATGATTGGCGTTTCGGTTCCAAGAAAAGCACGGTCAG catcTACGAAGAGGTCGCACGAATGTTGGGCGGGTAGCGGCAGCGTTGGTGCGGAGCAAATTAACCGGCAGGCTTCAACATCGCCG AAGCCCAATGGACCGAAACTGCGGCCGCCGAAATCGTCTTCCAAGCCTTCGTCGTCAGCTCAGGATGAGATCGAGATAGAGATAGCCGAGGTGTTGTACGGAATGGGGAGGCAGCCCCAGGGCCATCTCAAGCAGGAAATCTTGGCAACCGATTCTCTAAAGTTCGAACCCAGAGACGCCAATAGATCCTTCTGTGACGCCAAACCAATGGTCTCATCGCCGATTTCGAGCTCAACGTCTGCTGTACCTCAGTCATCGTCCATTTTGCCTCAGAATTCTAGCTCTTCTATCACTCCAATGTCCACCGTCG TAGCACCAAAGAGGAAAAAACCGCGACCGGTCAAGTACGACGACGAGAACTCTTCGATTTTCACGGTCAGGAGCAGTCCCATTTCGTCCACCACGAAAGCCGAGACTGATAAGCCGACGAACATTGAAACTTCATTATCCTCTAACTTGGAGAAGAACTCGGGATCCACAGCTGAAAATGGTGGACTTTCGTACGATTTGGCCAATCCCGAAGCTGTTCCGGCCTCCGATGCGCAACGGGAGTTGACTGTTAAGCAGGAAAGCAATTATACATCGGATTCGAAGCTTTTGACCGAAGAGTCGGAGGATAAGGATGTGAGGGTGAGTAAGGAGGATCCTTGTCAGACGCCCAGGAAGGAATCTCCTGTGCTTAGATTGGATGATAATCGAGAAGATGCGATGGCGAATAAAGC GAATTCGACGATCTCTGAGATTGAGGGCCACAAAGAAAAGTTGCAGATAGATCTGATG GCTCCTCCCCCACTTCCGTTGAGAGCATCATCGGAAAGAGACAGTGAGACTGAGTTTGTGGCCGTAGATCCTAAATCTATGGTCGCAAATGCGGATACG GAAATTAAGACGGAAGATGAGAAGGCTGTTAAAATAGGAAAGGAAGAGGCCGTGAATGTAGAAAACGAAAGGGCGAAAACTGTGGCAGCGGTAGAAACTGAATCTCAAAAGCCGGTTGTTGGGCATGAGAGGAACATCGACCTCCAGCTGGACTTGGAGAAGACCGATAGAGATAGCGGTACCGCTAGTGTAAGCGGCGACAACAAGGTACACCATCATGTTCAGAAACACCACCACCAGCAGTCACAGCATGCCACCGAAAGATCTG CCCAAACGAGCTCTCTACCTTTGCCAATGCCTGTTCCTGGCTGGCCGGGCGGTCTTCCTCCCATGGG CAGATATATGGCACCTCTGCAGGGAGTTCTATCCGTGGATGGGAGCACCGTATCTCCTGCTGCTATACAA CCACCACAGTTGCTTTTTGCTCAACCTAGGCCTAAGAGGTGTGCAACGCATTATTACATTGCTCGGAATATAATGTATCACCAGCAACTTGCGAGGATGAATCCTTTCTGGCCTGCAGCAGCTGGGTCTGCATCACTCTATGGCGCCAAGCCCGGCAATCTTAATTTGGCGCCTTCAGCAGAATTGCATGGAAACATTCCTGGTAGGGGTGTGAACGCCGCCCAAGACAAGGGGCAGGGTATTGCTGTGTATCCTGGTCATACCGGGAAGGATAAAGGTTCTCAAGCAGCAGCCAACATTGTGGATGCTGGCCAGAGAAAGCAAATGTTGATTCAGCAAGCTATGCCTCCTGGAGCACCAAGTAATATCTTG CATACCCCTGCTTTCATTTTCCCCCTGACTCAGCAGCAGCCTGCAGGGGCAGCTGCTCCTGTCCGATCTGGCCCTGTAAAGTCTCCCGTTGCTGGTAGTGTTGCTTCGTCAAGTGCATCTAGTTCTGCTCCAGTGAGTGCCCCAGCAACTGCGGCAGCTCCAGCAATGAGCTTCAACTACCCAAGTATGCCTGGAAACGAAACTCAGTATTTGGCAATTTTGCAGAACAATGCTTATACATTTCCACTTCCTGCTCATGTTGGAGCACCGCCAGCTTATAGAGGAACCCATGCACAGGCAATGCCATTCTTCAATGGGTCCTTCTATTCTTCTCAAATGCTCCATCCTGCAcaaattcatcatcatcatcagcagcagcagcagcagcagcagcaacagcaacCACCTGCTCAGTCACAGCAAAGCCTACAACAAACTCATCAGAATGCAAGCATTGGCAGTGGTTCCTCAACTTCTCAGAAGCAGTTGCAGAATCAGCAGCAGAGAGCACATGGGAATGGCGTCAATGGTGGCAGTGGAACTTTACAAGGCTTTCCTGCCCCCAAAAACCAATCTTCACAGCTGCAGCAGCAGCGGCAGCATTTACCTCACCAGCCTCGCCAACTTGAGTCTGAGATGGGTGGGGAAGATAGCCCGTCAACTGCCGATAGCCGTGTTACTCGTGCAAACATTGCTGATAGCCGTCTTTATAGCCAAAATTTTGCAGTACCGATGCACCCTCCAAACTTTGCTTTAATGAACCCTGCAGCAATGGGCAGTGCTGGTGTTACAAGCGGTGGCAGTACTGAGAAaaaacagcagcagcagccacAACAGCCGGGCTCAAAGCCGGGAGTGGAACCTCTACCCTCTCAAGCTTTTGCAATGTCTTTTGCTTCCATTAATGGTGCTACTAGCAGTCCTGCACTGGGCATTACATCGATTGCCCAGAGTCAAGCTTTTCTTCAGAGCCTTGGATGGCAGCCATCCACGGGGAGGGGAGACTCACCCTCCGCTGAGATGTCAAGGCAAGGTTATCAGATTATGGCTGTCGCCACTCAAGTGGCACAGCAGAAGAAAAATTTCCGTGCTTCTGAAGAAGGGAAAACTGGAGGCGGTGATTCTTCTAAtgtggaagaagaaagaaaggccATGCCGGGAAAGGTTCCAGTGCCAGTTGGACAGTCTATTGCCTTCTCCAGGCAAGATTTGACTGATACCTCAGTTAACGCCGTAAAGGGTAACAATGTTGTTGATAGTTCAGCTCGAGCTCTTAATCTGGGGTCTGCTCCTGGCAGGAGTTCGGGTCCTGTTATGCCTGCTGCTATCAGCACCGTCAATGCTCCTGGTTCCCAACAGCAACTGCACCGGAATCAGCAGATGCTACAACTTCAGAAGCAGAATCAATTCGCTGTAGCAGCAGCAGCCACTGCTGCTCGAAGCAAAGCTCCAGCGAGTAATGGAAGTGTTTATTCAGATCACCTCCCTTCACCATCTTCTATGGCCGCGAAGTTTACTAACGCACTCTCTTCTTTTCCCCAAAACCTTGTCCAAACGACCAACAACACCCCAGCTCAGTCTCCTCAGTGGAAGAATCCTATACGTACAACTACTTCACAAGTTCCTTCTCCGTCTGTATCCTCTTCAACCTCCTCATCCCTTAAAAACCTTACTCAACAGCAAGGTAGAAACCAACAAAGCCACACGCAAATTTCTTTTGGAGCTAGTGCAAAACCATCAACAATAGCACAAGGGCAACAACCTTCCAACGGCAACCAGTCCGCATCTCCTCAGGTAATGGTTGGTTCACCCACAACTTCCTCGATGTCAAAGGGTGCTGGTGGAAGCCCAAGGACTACTGCTTCCTCTTCCACAGCCAACAAAGCTGGCCCAGGTTCTATGCTGTCATCAATGCAGGCCAAGGACTCACCATCGGTGCCCATGCGAAAGTCATCGCCAGTTGGGGGGAGGAATGTTCCTTCAATCCTTGGAAATTCCCATGTTGCCTCTACCTCGGGCAATTCAACTAAGCCTCAATTGCTACAACAGCAGCCACAGCAGTTACCAAAGCAAACAATGCAGCAAGCCCAGCTTTTCTTCTCTAATCCCTACATGCAAGCACCAACCGGCACAACCTCTGCATCATCTGCTGGTGGCTATTATCTTCAAAGAAACCGCCGTGAGCAACAGCAGCAGTCACAGGGGTCATCGGGTACATCCTCAACTGGGATGTTGTCGTTGTGCCCTCCAGTTACACTCGCGAACATTAACACCTCTAATCCTGCAAAGGCAGTTGCTGCTGCTACAGCTGCTAGCCACATGAAAGGTGGCGGTTTACCCTCGCAGGGTATCCTCCACGTTACCCAGTTTGGTGCTGCACAGTCCTCCGGGAATCAGCATCAGCTTCTACCCTCTGGCTTCTCCTATGTTCATGCTATTCCCACACCAGTTCAGGTGAAGCCAGCAGAGCAGAAGCAACCTGCTGGTGAGTGA
- the LOC121247189 gene encoding protein TIME FOR COFFEE-like isoform X5, which yields MDRNREQRRATMAATNGLSRRRHRNSSLRDSPEEDGPVELQETARLRDRGSGKKDRDRDRDRDRDRDRDRDRLSRSKRRRGDRLLHGTNRDDGGEDSSEESVNDEEEDEDDDGAASIRMLPPNPAPLSSSTSIPNHRKSFPPPAKVFRAAPTWKAADEMIGVSVPRKARSASTKRSHECWAGSGSVGAEQINRQASTSPPNGPKLRPPKSSSKPSSSAQDEIEIEIAEVLYGMGRQPQGHLKQEILATDSLKFEPRDANRSFCDAKPMVSSPISSSTSAVPQSSSILPQNSSSSITPMSTVVAPKRKKPRPVKYDDENSSIFTVRSSPISSTTKAETDKPTNIETSLSSNLEKNSGSTAENGGLSYDLANPEAVPASDAQRELTVKQESNYTSDSKLLTEESEDKDVRVSKEDPCQTPRKESPVLRLDDNREDAMANKANSTISEIEGHKEKLQIDLMAPPPLPLRASSERDSETEFVAVDPKSMVANADTEIKTEDEKAVKIGKEEAVNVENERAKTVAAVETESQKPVVGHERNIDLQLDLEKTDRDSGTASVSGDNKVHHHVQKHHHQQSQHATERSAQTSSLPLPMPVPGWPGGLPPMGRYMAPLQGVLSVDGSTVSPAAIQPPQLLFAQPRPKRCATHYYIARNIMYHQQLARMNPFWPAAAGSASLYGAKPGNLNLAPSAELHGNIPGRGVNAAQDKGQGIAVYPGHTGKDKGSQAAANIVDAGQRKQMLIQQAMPPGAPSNILHTPAFIFPLTQQQPAGAAAPVRSGPVKSPVAGSVASSSASSSAPVSAPATAAAPAMSFNYPSMPGNETQYLAILQNNAYTFPLPAHVGAPPAYRGTHAQAMPFFNGSFYSSQMLHPAQIHHHHQQQQQQQQQQQPPAQSQQSLQQTHQNASIGSGSSTSQKQLQNQQQRAHGNGVNGGSGTLQGFPAPKNQSSQLQQQRQHLPHQPRQLESEMGGEDSPSTADSRVTRANIADSRLYSQNFAVPMHPPNFALMNPAAMGSAGVTSGGSTEKKQQQQPQQPGSKPGVEPLPSQAFAMSFASINGATSSPALGITSIAQSQAFLQSLGWQPSTGRGDSPSAEMSRQGYQIMAVATQVAQQKKNFRASEEGKTGGGDSSNVEEERKAMPGKVPVPVGQSIAFSRQDLTDTSVNAVKGNNVVDSSARALNLGSAPGRSSGPVMPAAISTVNAPGSQQQLHRNQQMLQLQKQNQFAVAAAATAARSKAPASNGSVYSDHLPSPSSMAAKFTNALSSFPQNLVQTTNNTPAQSPQWKNPIRTTTSQVPSPSVSSSTSSSLKNLTQQQGRNQQSHTQISFGASAKPSTIAQGQQPSNGNQSASPQVMVGSPTTSSMSKGAGGSPRTTASSSTANKAGPGSMLSSMQAKDSPSVPMRKSSPVGGRNVPSILGNSHVASTSGNSTKPQLLQQQPQQLPKQTMQQAQLFFSNPYMQAPTGTTSASSAGGYYLQRNRREQQQQSQGSSGTSSTGMLSLCPPVTLANINTSNPAKAVAAATAASHMKGGGLPSQGILHVTQFGAAQSSGNQHQLLPSGFSYVHAIPTPVQVKPAEQKQPAGE from the exons ATGGATAGGAATAGAGAACAGAGAAGGGCAACCATGGCGGCTACGAATGGTTTATCCAGGCGTAGGCATAGAAATAGCAGTCTCAGAGACTCCCCAG AGGAAGACGGGCCGGTGGAGCTGCAAGAGACAGCGAGGCTAAGAGATCGAGGAAGCGGAAAGAAAGATCGTGATCGGGACCGGGACCGTGACCGTGACCGAGACCGCGATAGGGATAGGCTGAGCCGGAGCAAGAGGAGAAGAGGCGATAGATTATTGCACGGGACCAACAGAGATGATGGTGGCGAGGACAGCTCGGAGGAGAGCGTGAATgacgaagaagaagacgaggatGACGACGGAGCCGCGTCCATCAGGATGCTTCCGCCGAACCCCGCACCGTTATCTTCGTCAACATCGATACCCAATCATCGGAAGAGCTTTCCTCCTCCGGCCAAAGTTTTTAGAGCAGCGCCGACTTGGAAGGCCGCCGACGAGATGATTGGCGTTTCGGTTCCAAGAAAAGCACGGTCAG catcTACGAAGAGGTCGCACGAATGTTGGGCGGGTAGCGGCAGCGTTGGTGCGGAGCAAATTAACCGGCAGGCTTCAACATCGCCG CCCAATGGACCGAAACTGCGGCCGCCGAAATCGTCTTCCAAGCCTTCGTCGTCAGCTCAGGATGAGATCGAGATAGAGATAGCCGAGGTGTTGTACGGAATGGGGAGGCAGCCCCAGGGCCATCTCAAGCAGGAAATCTTGGCAACCGATTCTCTAAAGTTCGAACCCAGAGACGCCAATAGATCCTTCTGTGACGCCAAACCAATGGTCTCATCGCCGATTTCGAGCTCAACGTCTGCTGTACCTCAGTCATCGTCCATTTTGCCTCAGAATTCTAGCTCTTCTATCACTCCAATGTCCACCGTCG TAGCACCAAAGAGGAAAAAACCGCGACCGGTCAAGTACGACGACGAGAACTCTTCGATTTTCACGGTCAGGAGCAGTCCCATTTCGTCCACCACGAAAGCCGAGACTGATAAGCCGACGAACATTGAAACTTCATTATCCTCTAACTTGGAGAAGAACTCGGGATCCACAGCTGAAAATGGTGGACTTTCGTACGATTTGGCCAATCCCGAAGCTGTTCCGGCCTCCGATGCGCAACGGGAGTTGACTGTTAAGCAGGAAAGCAATTATACATCGGATTCGAAGCTTTTGACCGAAGAGTCGGAGGATAAGGATGTGAGGGTGAGTAAGGAGGATCCTTGTCAGACGCCCAGGAAGGAATCTCCTGTGCTTAGATTGGATGATAATCGAGAAGATGCGATGGCGAATAAAGC GAATTCGACGATCTCTGAGATTGAGGGCCACAAAGAAAAGTTGCAGATAGATCTGATG GCTCCTCCCCCACTTCCGTTGAGAGCATCATCGGAAAGAGACAGTGAGACTGAGTTTGTGGCCGTAGATCCTAAATCTATGGTCGCAAATGCGGATACG GAAATTAAGACGGAAGATGAGAAGGCTGTTAAAATAGGAAAGGAAGAGGCCGTGAATGTAGAAAACGAAAGGGCGAAAACTGTGGCAGCGGTAGAAACTGAATCTCAAAAGCCGGTTGTTGGGCATGAGAGGAACATCGACCTCCAGCTGGACTTGGAGAAGACCGATAGAGATAGCGGTACCGCTAGTGTAAGCGGCGACAACAAGGTACACCATCATGTTCAGAAACACCACCACCAGCAGTCACAGCATGCCACCGAAAGATCTG CCCAAACGAGCTCTCTACCTTTGCCAATGCCTGTTCCTGGCTGGCCGGGCGGTCTTCCTCCCATGGG CAGATATATGGCACCTCTGCAGGGAGTTCTATCCGTGGATGGGAGCACCGTATCTCCTGCTGCTATACAA CCACCACAGTTGCTTTTTGCTCAACCTAGGCCTAAGAGGTGTGCAACGCATTATTACATTGCTCGGAATATAATGTATCACCAGCAACTTGCGAGGATGAATCCTTTCTGGCCTGCAGCAGCTGGGTCTGCATCACTCTATGGCGCCAAGCCCGGCAATCTTAATTTGGCGCCTTCAGCAGAATTGCATGGAAACATTCCTGGTAGGGGTGTGAACGCCGCCCAAGACAAGGGGCAGGGTATTGCTGTGTATCCTGGTCATACCGGGAAGGATAAAGGTTCTCAAGCAGCAGCCAACATTGTGGATGCTGGCCAGAGAAAGCAAATGTTGATTCAGCAAGCTATGCCTCCTGGAGCACCAAGTAATATCTTG CATACCCCTGCTTTCATTTTCCCCCTGACTCAGCAGCAGCCTGCAGGGGCAGCTGCTCCTGTCCGATCTGGCCCTGTAAAGTCTCCCGTTGCTGGTAGTGTTGCTTCGTCAAGTGCATCTAGTTCTGCTCCAGTGAGTGCCCCAGCAACTGCGGCAGCTCCAGCAATGAGCTTCAACTACCCAAGTATGCCTGGAAACGAAACTCAGTATTTGGCAATTTTGCAGAACAATGCTTATACATTTCCACTTCCTGCTCATGTTGGAGCACCGCCAGCTTATAGAGGAACCCATGCACAGGCAATGCCATTCTTCAATGGGTCCTTCTATTCTTCTCAAATGCTCCATCCTGCAcaaattcatcatcatcatcagcagcagcagcagcagcagcagcaacagcaacCACCTGCTCAGTCACAGCAAAGCCTACAACAAACTCATCAGAATGCAAGCATTGGCAGTGGTTCCTCAACTTCTCAGAAGCAGTTGCAGAATCAGCAGCAGAGAGCACATGGGAATGGCGTCAATGGTGGCAGTGGAACTTTACAAGGCTTTCCTGCCCCCAAAAACCAATCTTCACAGCTGCAGCAGCAGCGGCAGCATTTACCTCACCAGCCTCGCCAACTTGAGTCTGAGATGGGTGGGGAAGATAGCCCGTCAACTGCCGATAGCCGTGTTACTCGTGCAAACATTGCTGATAGCCGTCTTTATAGCCAAAATTTTGCAGTACCGATGCACCCTCCAAACTTTGCTTTAATGAACCCTGCAGCAATGGGCAGTGCTGGTGTTACAAGCGGTGGCAGTACTGAGAAaaaacagcagcagcagccacAACAGCCGGGCTCAAAGCCGGGAGTGGAACCTCTACCCTCTCAAGCTTTTGCAATGTCTTTTGCTTCCATTAATGGTGCTACTAGCAGTCCTGCACTGGGCATTACATCGATTGCCCAGAGTCAAGCTTTTCTTCAGAGCCTTGGATGGCAGCCATCCACGGGGAGGGGAGACTCACCCTCCGCTGAGATGTCAAGGCAAGGTTATCAGATTATGGCTGTCGCCACTCAAGTGGCACAGCAGAAGAAAAATTTCCGTGCTTCTGAAGAAGGGAAAACTGGAGGCGGTGATTCTTCTAAtgtggaagaagaaagaaaggccATGCCGGGAAAGGTTCCAGTGCCAGTTGGACAGTCTATTGCCTTCTCCAGGCAAGATTTGACTGATACCTCAGTTAACGCCGTAAAGGGTAACAATGTTGTTGATAGTTCAGCTCGAGCTCTTAATCTGGGGTCTGCTCCTGGCAGGAGTTCGGGTCCTGTTATGCCTGCTGCTATCAGCACCGTCAATGCTCCTGGTTCCCAACAGCAACTGCACCGGAATCAGCAGATGCTACAACTTCAGAAGCAGAATCAATTCGCTGTAGCAGCAGCAGCCACTGCTGCTCGAAGCAAAGCTCCAGCGAGTAATGGAAGTGTTTATTCAGATCACCTCCCTTCACCATCTTCTATGGCCGCGAAGTTTACTAACGCACTCTCTTCTTTTCCCCAAAACCTTGTCCAAACGACCAACAACACCCCAGCTCAGTCTCCTCAGTGGAAGAATCCTATACGTACAACTACTTCACAAGTTCCTTCTCCGTCTGTATCCTCTTCAACCTCCTCATCCCTTAAAAACCTTACTCAACAGCAAGGTAGAAACCAACAAAGCCACACGCAAATTTCTTTTGGAGCTAGTGCAAAACCATCAACAATAGCACAAGGGCAACAACCTTCCAACGGCAACCAGTCCGCATCTCCTCAGGTAATGGTTGGTTCACCCACAACTTCCTCGATGTCAAAGGGTGCTGGTGGAAGCCCAAGGACTACTGCTTCCTCTTCCACAGCCAACAAAGCTGGCCCAGGTTCTATGCTGTCATCAATGCAGGCCAAGGACTCACCATCGGTGCCCATGCGAAAGTCATCGCCAGTTGGGGGGAGGAATGTTCCTTCAATCCTTGGAAATTCCCATGTTGCCTCTACCTCGGGCAATTCAACTAAGCCTCAATTGCTACAACAGCAGCCACAGCAGTTACCAAAGCAAACAATGCAGCAAGCCCAGCTTTTCTTCTCTAATCCCTACATGCAAGCACCAACCGGCACAACCTCTGCATCATCTGCTGGTGGCTATTATCTTCAAAGAAACCGCCGTGAGCAACAGCAGCAGTCACAGGGGTCATCGGGTACATCCTCAACTGGGATGTTGTCGTTGTGCCCTCCAGTTACACTCGCGAACATTAACACCTCTAATCCTGCAAAGGCAGTTGCTGCTGCTACAGCTGCTAGCCACATGAAAGGTGGCGGTTTACCCTCGCAGGGTATCCTCCACGTTACCCAGTTTGGTGCTGCACAGTCCTCCGGGAATCAGCATCAGCTTCTACCCTCTGGCTTCTCCTATGTTCATGCTATTCCCACACCAGTTCAGGTGAAGCCAGCAGAGCAGAAGCAACCTGCTGGTGAGTGA